In Dermacentor variabilis isolate Ectoservices chromosome 11, ASM5094787v1, whole genome shotgun sequence, one genomic interval encodes:
- the LOC142563891 gene encoding uncharacterized protein LOC142563891, which translates to MTISGGYDSAAVHASFKMPGRHRKKRSAGPSASPRPSFGRAGEHETESVPSSLQAGPSTTSSGSRTDPQVLAFMERILSTLNTIKVVQQAHTQLLAQLKNNAEEACPENQNLPDQLPFLTPRDMLDWDAELGVNKEAKLRMKRHMVVQGGDTINQKTARILKSVMSWDVAKQFSWYGAKGKMKFCELNICKLLCTCLIENIKQNQEEATLKNIEKAALSWFRHAAERAAAGQQRQLNKTSAQDDDALIS; encoded by the exons ATGACAATTTCAGGTGGCTACGACTCAGCTGCTGTCCACGCGTCATTCAAGATGCCTGGACGACACAGAAAGAAACGCTCTGCAG GTCCATCTGCGAGTCCTAGGCCTTCGTTCGGAAGAGCTGGTGAACACGAAACCGAAAGTGTGCCATCGAGCCTTCAAGCTG GCCCATCTACCACTTCCTCAGGATCAAGAACGGATCCGCAAGTGCTTG CCTTTATGGAGAGGATATTGTCCACCCTTAATACAATTAAGGTTGTGCAACAGGCGCACACACAGCTCTTGGCACAGCTGAAGAATAATGCTGAAGAAGCATGCCCAGAGAACCAAAACCTTCCTGATCAGCTGCCATTTTTGACCCCAAGAGACATGCTTGATTGGGATGCTGAACTTGGGGTGAACAAGGAAGCAAAGCTTCGAATG AAAAGACACATGGTTGTCCAAGGTGGTGACACCATAAACCAGAAGACTGCACGCATCTTAAAGagtgtgatgtcgtgggatgtggCAAAACAATTCAGTTGGTATGGTGCAAAAGGCAAAATGAAGTTTTGTGAGCTGAATATTTGCAAGCTACTGTGCA CCTGCCTGATAGAAAATATCAAGCAGAACCAGGAGGAGGCTACTCTAAAAAACATAGAAAAAGCAGCGCTGTCTTGGTTCCGCCATGCCGCAGAACGGGCAGCAGCAGGGCAACAAAGGCAACTGAACAAAACTTCAGCACAGGACGACGACGCTCTCATTTCTTGA